The genomic stretch GCCGTTTCCTAACTCACCCTGTGTTCAACACTCACCACAGTGAAACACAGATGATGCGTTACCTAAAACAGCTAGAAAACAAAGACTTCTCGCTTACTCACGGCATGATCCCACTGGGCAGCTGTACCATGAAGCTCAACGCAGCGGCAGAGATGATCCCGGTGACTTGGCCTGAGTTTGGTGCGCTTCACCCATTCGCGCCAATCGAGCAAGCCGCAGGTTACACTGCACTGGCTGAAGATCTCAAAGCGAAGCTGTGTGAAATCACTGGCTACGATGCGTTCTCACTACAACCAAACTCCGGTGCTTCTGGCGAATATGCAGGCCTTATCGCGATTCAGCGTTACCACGAGAGCCGTGGCGAAGGTCACCGTAACGTGTGTTTGATCCCAAGCTCCGCGCACGGCACCAACCCAGCAACCGCTGCGATGGTTTCGATGAAAGTGGTAGTGGTGAAATGTGATGAAAACGGCAACATCGACCTTGTCGACCTTGCTGCAAAAATCGAAAAACACCAAGAAAACCTATCAAGCATCATGATCACTTACCCTTCAACGCACGGTGTTTACGAAGAGCAAGTGAAAGAAGTGTGTGAAATGGTTCATGCGGCTGGCGGTCAGGTTTACCTTGATGGCGCAAACATGAACGCGCAGGTTGGCCTAACGTCTCCGGGCTTTATCGGTTCAGACGTTTCGCACCTCAACCTACACAAAACCTTCTGTATCCCACACGGTGGTGGCGGTCCGGGTATGGGCCCTATCGGTGTGAAATCGCACCTAGCGCCTTTCCTACCTGGTCACATCGAAAACGGTGTGGAAGGGAAAGAGTTCGCGGTTTCAGCAGCGGATCTCGGCAGTGCATCAATTCTGCCAATCTCTTGGGCTTACATTGCAATGATGGGCGCAGATGGCCTAACAGAAGCAACCAAAGTAGCGATTTTGAACGCGAACTACGTGATGGAGCGTCTACGCCCGCACTACCCTGTTCTTTACCGTGGCACCAATGGCCGCGTGGCGCACGAATGTATTATCGATATTCGTCCGCTGAAAGAAGAAACAGGCATCAGCGAAGAAGACATTGCAAAACGTTTGATGGACTACGGTTTCCACGCGCCAACCATGTCGTTCCCTGTGGCAGGCACACTGATGGTAGAGCCAACGGAATCGGAAGATCTGGAAGAGCTAGACCGTTTCTGTGACGCGATGATCGCCATCCGTGAAGAGATGTCTAAAGTGAAGAACGGTGAATGGCCACTAGAGAACAACCCTCTGGTTAACGCGCCACACACACAAGTAGACTTGATGGAAGAGCAATGGGATCGCCCATACCCACGTGAAATCGCGTGCTTCCCATCGGCTGCAACTAAACGTTCTAAATACTGGCCAACCGTGAACCGTGTAGACAACGTCTACGGTGACCGCAACCTAGTCTGCTCATGCCCAGGCATTGAGAACTACGAAGAGTAGTTTTTTGTTGAGGATAACTAATTAAGTTGGTTAACGATTTAATGAAGATGGTTATCTTAATAAAGTTGGTTAATTCCCAATAATTCAAAAGCGAACCCTTACAAGGTTCGCTTTTTGCTTTGTGGACTAAGCTATTGATCACAGATAACCAAGTTGGAAACTTTGATAACCGAGTTGAAAACCGATAACTAAGTTGGAAACTAACTTGAAAAAAAAGGTGGAGCGAGCAGTTGCTCCACCAGCATTAGTTTCTAAATACCTAGATAAAGGTGACTTAGAAGGCTACGAGAGATTGGTCTCAGCAGAAGCGCAAAGTCATAAATACGTAACCGCTAAGCCCTGTGACTTGATTGATGACCCGCTGTTTGAGGTGTTCGTTGAGGACTGGTTGAAGTCAGATGAACGACAAGTCTCATCTAAGTATCTAAAATATTAGGGGCATTCTTAATCAGATCTAAACATTTTCAATTGACTACATTAGCAACAGGCACCAATATGCACCTTGTTACAAATAACCATGTTGCATCTGTGTGT from Vibrio vulnificus NBRC 15645 = ATCC 27562 encodes the following:
- the gcvP gene encoding aminomethyl-transferring glycine dehydrogenase, with translation MTELLQSLNTQHEFVGRHNGPNHADQQKMLSTINAESLDALIAQTVPAQIRLEKPMQLAEAQSEADMLASIKKFADLNQVKRTFIGQGYYNTFTPNVILRNVLENPGWYTAYTPYQPEISQGRLESLLNYQQMVMDLTGMDIANASLLDEATAAAEAMTLCQRAGKSKSKVFFVADDVHPQTIEVIKTRAKYFGFDVVIGNVDALRQTEAFGALLQYPSTTGEVRDLTDVIAQAQANKTLVSVATDLLASALVKPAGEMGADVVIGSAQRFGVPMGYGGPHAAFMATREQHKRTMPGRVIGVSIDAKGNQALRMAMQTREQHIRREKATSNICTAQALLANMASFFAVYHGEAGIRTIARRTHHMTAILAAGLTKSGYELAHNAFFDTITINTGDNTQALYAKAQAADINLRLLDGQIGISFDETTTVADIDALFAIFDVKESVNALSTDIAGNEFAAIPEACRRTSRFLTHPVFNTHHSETQMMRYLKQLENKDFSLTHGMIPLGSCTMKLNAAAEMIPVTWPEFGALHPFAPIEQAAGYTALAEDLKAKLCEITGYDAFSLQPNSGASGEYAGLIAIQRYHESRGEGHRNVCLIPSSAHGTNPATAAMVSMKVVVVKCDENGNIDLVDLAAKIEKHQENLSSIMITYPSTHGVYEEQVKEVCEMVHAAGGQVYLDGANMNAQVGLTSPGFIGSDVSHLNLHKTFCIPHGGGGPGMGPIGVKSHLAPFLPGHIENGVEGKEFAVSAADLGSASILPISWAYIAMMGADGLTEATKVAILNANYVMERLRPHYPVLYRGTNGRVAHECIIDIRPLKEETGISEEDIAKRLMDYGFHAPTMSFPVAGTLMVEPTESEDLEELDRFCDAMIAIREEMSKVKNGEWPLENNPLVNAPHTQVDLMEEQWDRPYPREIACFPSAATKRSKYWPTVNRVDNVYGDRNLVCSCPGIENYEE